From Micromonospora sp. NBC_01699, a single genomic window includes:
- a CDS encoding SGNH/GDSL hydrolase family protein, with translation MRWRSFVAVGDSFTEGMDDAYPDGTYRGWADLVAARLAVEAGPDFGYANLAIRGRLFPSVVAEQVPTALAMRPDLVSFAAGGNDVLRRNFDAEALTSRFDRVIREFRENGADVLVFRFADVMSRLPGQRMMAPRVAMLNRAVGETAHRYGARLVDLFADDVFLHPELWSVDRLHLSAAGHRRVAGHVLGALGLAPDEQWLVVPPQPAPTPWLAARNADLRWAGQHLAPWLKRRLTGRSSGDTITAKRPILGPFTD, from the coding sequence ATGCGCTGGCGCAGCTTCGTGGCGGTGGGGGACAGCTTCACCGAGGGCATGGACGACGCGTACCCGGACGGCACCTATCGGGGGTGGGCCGACCTGGTCGCCGCCCGCCTGGCCGTCGAGGCCGGCCCCGATTTCGGGTACGCGAACCTCGCGATCCGGGGACGCCTGTTCCCGAGTGTGGTGGCCGAGCAGGTGCCCACGGCCCTGGCCATGCGCCCCGACCTGGTCAGCTTCGCGGCCGGCGGCAACGACGTACTGCGTCGCAACTTCGACGCGGAGGCGCTGACCAGCCGGTTCGACCGGGTGATCCGGGAGTTCCGGGAGAACGGGGCGGACGTACTGGTGTTCCGGTTCGCCGACGTGATGTCCCGGCTGCCGGGCCAGCGGATGATGGCACCCAGGGTGGCGATGCTCAACCGGGCCGTCGGCGAGACCGCCCATCGGTACGGCGCCCGACTGGTCGACCTCTTCGCCGACGATGTGTTTCTGCACCCGGAACTGTGGAGTGTGGACCGACTGCACCTCTCGGCCGCCGGTCACCGGCGGGTGGCCGGGCACGTGCTGGGCGCCCTCGGCCTGGCGCCGGACGAGCAGTGGCTGGTCGTACCGCCGCAGCCGGCGCCGACGCCGTGGCTGGCGGCCCGCAATGCCGACCTGCGCTGGGCCGGGCAGCACCTGGCCCCGTGGCTCAAGCGTCGGCTGACCGGCCGCTCCTCCGGTGACACCATCACCGCCAAGCGCCCGATTCTCGGCCCGTTCACCGACTGA